A region of the Anaerolineae bacterium genome:
CATCGTGGGTTACCAGCAGCACCGTTGTGCCTTGATTGACCAGTTCCGCAAACACGTCAATGACCGCCTCGGAAGTGACCGAATCCAGGCTGCCGGTCGGCTCGTCGGCTACCAGGAGGGGCGGGTTGTTGGCCATGGCCCGGGCAATGGCCAGTCGCTGCTGCTGGCCGCCCGAAACCGCCGCAGGTAATTTGTGGGCGTGTTCGGCAATTTCAACTTGCTCTAATAGCTGCAAGGCTCGTTGCCGCTGCTGCCGCAGCGAATACCGCCTGGCAAAATCCATCGGCAGGGTGACGTTCTGCAGCACCGTGAGTGTTGGCAAAAGTTCAAACGTTTGAAACACAACGCCCACGTTCCGGCCGCGCCATCGGGCTGCTTTTTCCGGCTGCAATTGGTGCACCGGTATGCCGGCCACCCATATTTCGCCCGAGGTAACTCGATCAAGGCCGGTAATCACGTTAACGAGCGTGGTTTTGCCCGCGCCCGATTTGCCCATAATGGCCAAAAACTCGCCCGGCTTGACTTCCAGGTCAATGCCTTTGAGCGCGGTCACTTGCCCGGCGCGACTCTGGTATTTTTTCACCACGCCGCGGAGGGTGATGAGCGAGCCGCTGAGGTTATTTTTTGTTTTATTTGAATTAGACCAGAGCATAAAACCCTCCAGGGGAGCAGAGTAACAGGGTAGCAGAGTAGCAGAGTAACAGAGTAGCAGAGTAACAAAACAGCAGGCTTGCTACCTTGTTACCTTGTTACCTTGCTACCTTGAACTACCACACCCGCGGCAACAGGCGGTAACGCACATCCTGGGCGTATTCCTGATAGCCTTTAAGTTCTCTAACCAGCACCCTTTCTTCATTCCTTACCCTTGCTACAAGAACAGGAATTATCAACAGGGCAGGGACCATGGCCCAGTAAGACCCCAAAGCCAGGGGAAGTGAAATACACATCAGCAATACACCCAGATACATGGGGTGACGAACAATTGCATATAGCCCACTACTGATAACAGGCTGTTCTTGTTCTACTTCTACGGTACGGGAGGCAAAACGATTTTCTCTAACAACAAAAAAACATATTCCATAACCAAGCATTACCAGAATATCGGCCACAACTACGACGACCACGGGCACATCAGACCACCCGAAACGTTTGTCAAAGCCTGGAATTAGAAAGGTGAGCACAAAAAAGAGAGACAGGACTTTGATAATCAGCTTTTGCTCCGCTTCCTTCTCACTTGTTTTCGACCTTCTTTCCAGCAGTTCAGGATCATTCTTGAGCCAATAGCTAAAACCGAGCGCCATAGGAATGAAGAGGATGGCTAAAACAACCCAGGCTTCCCAAAAAGCAAACGTGCCCGCCGGCAAAAAGAACACGGCCAGCCAGATAAGTAAAAAAATCAATAAGCGCGCATAAAATGTTTGGGCTAGTTTTCTGCGGGAAAGCGAATTATGCATGGAACTCCTTCACTCTCTAAAGCGATTTACCACACGCCCGGTAGTAAACGGTAACGCACCTGCCGGGCGTACGCCTGATAACCGTCCAAATTTTGCTGAAGCATGGTATCTTCCAGCGCCGTGCGCACCACCAAAAAGGGCGCCGATAGAATTGCCGGGATGAAGGCCCACCACGACCCCAGCAAAAACGGCGTGACCAGTTGGTACAAGATTGCCCCCACGTAACCCGGATGGCGCACCAATTGGTAAGGCCCGCCGGTTTGCACCGTATGCCCGGCGTGAAGGCGGACGGTGGTGGAAAAATACGCATTTGACCCGGTAGCCCAAAGCACAAAGGCCCAGCCAAAAACAAAACCAAGCACTCCCACCAGGTGCAGCGCCAACGGCATGGCCGACCAGCCAAAACGCGCGTCCAGCGCGGCCACAATCCACGAGAGCATGGGCATCAAGCCGGCGCCCATGCCGGTCAAAAACTTATCGGTTTGTGAAGCGCCCTCTTCGCGCAGTCCCCTGGAACGTTGGGCCAGCAAGGCCGGGTTGGTGGGGACCAGGATCAAAACGTTAACAATGGAAGCCAGGGCGAACAGTCCAATAAAAATCCAACCCCATCCCCAATCCCACTGTCCGGCGATGGGAAATAGAATTACGGCAAAAAAGATCAGACCCGCGCCGGCTTTGATAATCCACGATATAACGCCGCGCTTGATTTCGGGCGTCATTTTTGAAGTATCTTTTGAAGCAGTATCATTCATCATTATCTCTCTAATGTTGATCACCAAATAAGCGGTAATAGGCGATAGCGCACCTGCCGCGTATATTCTTGATAGCCAGCCAGTTCTTCTTGAAGAGTTTTGTCTTCAAGCGCGGCCCGAATTATCGTCAGGAGGGCGGTCAACACGGCCGGGATGAAGGCCCACAGCGAGCCAAGCATCAACGGCGTAGCCAGATAGGCCATGATCCCCCCCGCATAACCTGGATGGCGAACATATTGGTAAGGTCCCTCGCTGACAACAGTGTGCCCTCGTTCTGTTTGAATACGGACGGTGGCCGAGAAAAATCTATTTGAAATAACGGCCCAGTAAGCCAACAAATAGCCCAATACAAGCCCGGCCAGCGCAATCAATTGCAGTTCAAGTGAGATCTGTGGCGACCCGTCAAAACGCATATCCAACCCGGCCACAATCAATGTAGCCAG
Encoded here:
- a CDS encoding isoprenylcysteine carboxylmethyltransferase family protein — protein: MMNDTASKDTSKMTPEIKRGVISWIIKAGAGLIFFAVILFPIAGQWDWGWGWIFIGLFALASIVNVLILVPTNPALLAQRSRGLREEGASQTDKFLTGMGAGLMPMLSWIVAALDARFGWSAMPLALHLVGVLGFVFGWAFVLWATGSNAYFSTTVRLHAGHTVQTGGPYQLVRHPGYVGAILYQLVTPFLLGSWWAFIPAILSAPFLVVRTALEDTMLQQNLDGYQAYARQVRYRLLPGVW
- a CDS encoding isoprenylcysteine carboxylmethyltransferase family protein, yielding MHNSLSRRKLAQTFYARLLIFLLIWLAVFFLPAGTFAFWEAWVVLAILFIPMALGFSYWLKNDPELLERRSKTSEKEAEQKLIIKVLSLFFVLTFLIPGFDKRFGWSDVPVVVVVVADILVMLGYGICFFVVRENRFASRTVEVEQEQPVISSGLYAIVRHPMYLGVLLMCISLPLALGSYWAMVPALLIIPVLVARVRNEERVLVRELKGYQEYAQDVRYRLLPRVW
- a CDS encoding ABC transporter ATP-binding protein, yielding MLWSNSNKTKNNLSGSLITLRGVVKKYQSRAGQVTALKGIDLEVKPGEFLAIMGKSGAGKTTLVNVITGLDRVTSGEIWVAGIPVHQLQPEKAARWRGRNVGVVFQTFELLPTLTVLQNVTLPMDFARRYSLRQQRQRALQLLEQVEIAEHAHKLPAAVSGGQQQRLAIARAMANNPPLLVADEPTGSLDSVTSEAVIDVFAELVNQGTTVLLVTHDEDVARRASRIITLADGKIVPDNQEVNHA
- a CDS encoding isoprenylcysteine carboxylmethyltransferase family protein, with amino-acid sequence TAGRWDWAMAWIYVGLIIISNVASRVMMLRKYPDLIEERAGALEKENTKAWDKVLVRLTALLGPLATLIVAGLDMRFDGSPQISLELQLIALAGLVLGYLLAYWAVISNRFFSATVRIQTERGHTVVSEGPYQYVRHPGYAGGIMAYLATPLMLGSLWAFIPAVLTALLTIIRAALEDKTLQEELAGYQEYTRQVRYRLLPLIW